In a genomic window of Siniperca chuatsi isolate FFG_IHB_CAS linkage group LG1, ASM2008510v1, whole genome shotgun sequence:
- the nfat5b gene encoding nuclear factor of activated T-cells 5 isoform X8, with the protein MSSSMTLEGPRSAFSTSSSSAMHSSTSASDQNPVHSNNVDPEDTRSSRVVPEVVGAEGGNGNGSSGGNGRGSSELGGGRGATSQEAQPHHQMTPSKRRTVLNISPPPQDLLDDSRMSCQDEASLDSEQSSIWMDDSLSNFSIMSTVSYNDNTEVPRKSRKRTPRQRPGPKSVPAGEASMDVFDADSAKGPHFVLSQLGPDNKTGPKGSSDDPQTTKQKGGTLLMQYPQKSEGKELKILVQPETQHRARYLTEGSRGSVKDRTQQGFPTVKLEGLNEPVVLQVFVGNDTGRVKPHGFYQACRVTGRNTTACKEVDIDGTTVIEVSLDPSTSMALAVDCVGILKLRNADVEARIGVAGSKKKSTRARLVFRVNIPRPDGSVLTLQTPSSPILCTQPAGVPEILKKSLHSCSVRGGEEVFIIGKNFLKDTKVIFHENVSVNMLHLLSVPDEKSWKAEAEIDMELFHQNHLIVKVPPYQNQAITSSVCVGIYVVTNAGRSHDVQPFTYTPDSAKNDVPVKKETPSPVKTCSFDEQIKVLDGSLMPSMLPLVKREDVTPMEVTSNLQSSGVYKQTGPAQQNTDMTAGHLNKNRPFPNNLSQPAGDPDKGQAPVFASAEPLSTIQKQDIAATSSFSVPADSLLQQGSQQFLLEPREGLGQERPGSGSGAVGRLCGEPAPQQQQLPLFPPDEVAQLEEAVRQLKAKGFCNLPLQSDNSMTKQQQQHIQHQQQIQKQQIQQQQQQQQQIQQQQLQQQQQQQVLENLQQQLFQSQIQMQCGMFQDASQGKNTEQQGSSQGVVPNQGTLFQQAQQQQQQQQQQQQQAALFQQASDLLSIQTNFLQQTPPHPSPPMFHNPSSLAETQDPQGGLFQKASQEQVQAALFQNTMTVLQSPDQQPSTPGLFLPQTSLPSQLTTSSAQQQQQQQQQLAFLSALQTPAPEPQSVFQAQTQLSPIQQRSPMEQQQPSQPQSHTQPAQQASLFQNISPHPSTNTLSPGQQQQQQAGLLFCNNPLSPPDQASSLMFSSQGQMPPLTSSSLVSQEPQNPSLLFSQASMVSVNQQDRSEPMALGNPTDPRQQVMFQEQQPMQLGSSSNNRQEQPVGLFMPQSNMASLQGGLAAQELAQSAMFASQNGVANLQTTTSSPVQQPGTLFQTAVSGSINQPSQPQQPGLFLFGIQNECGQLMNTPGNTLSDQIIAISQSGQNQRESDAHIQSLLSQSLSQSGSVQNSMSASQNMEKIDDLLVSLQESGSNLTRSY; encoded by the exons ATGTCCTCTTCTATGACCTTGGAAGGCCCCCGCAGTGCTTTTTCCACCTCTTCCAGTTCCGCCATGCATTCCAGTACTTCAGCCAGTGACCAGAACCCAGTTCACAGCAACAATGTTGACCCAGAGGACACCAGGAGTAGCAGAGTGGTACCAGAGGTTGTCGGAGCAGAAGGTGGGAATGGTAACGGCAGCAGTGGTGGTAACGGCAGGGGTAGCAGTGAGCTAGGAGGAGGAAGGGGTGCAACATCCCAGGAGGCCCAGCCACATCACCAGATGACCCCATCTAAGCGCCGCACCGTACTGAACATCTCTCCACCCCCACAAGACCTGCTTGATGACAGCCGTATGTCCTGCCAGGATGAAGCATCCCTGGACTCCGAGCAGAGTAGCATCTGGATGGATGACTCTCTCTCCAACTTCAGTATCATGAGCACTGTCTCTTACAATGACAATACAGAGGTGCCACGGAAGTCCCGCAAACGTACCCCTCGCCAGAGGCCTGGTCCTAAGTCTGTGCCTGCAGGGGAAGCCAGTATGGACGTGTTTGATGCAGACAGTGCCAAAGGTCCACACTTTGTCCTGTCACAGCTTGGCCCTGACAACAAGACTGGACCAAAAGGAAG CTCTGATGATCCTCAGACAACTAAACAGAAAGGAGGAACTCTTTTGATGCAATACCCACAGAAGAGTGAGGGGAAGGAGCTGAAGATCCTCGTCCAGCCTGAGACTCAGCACCGAGCCCGCTATCTGACCGAAGGCAGCAGAGGGTCAGTGAAGGACCGCACTCAGCAGGGCTTCCCTACTGTAAAG CTGGAGGGACTGAATGAGCCAGtggttttgcaggtgtttgtggGCAACGATACTGGCCGTGTGAAGCCTCATGGATTTTACCAAGCTTGCAGGGTGACCGGCCGCAACACCACAGCCTGCAAAGAGGTGGACATTGATGGCACAACCGTCATCGAGGTGTCCCTTGATCCAAGCACCAGCATGGCACTAGC GGTAGACTGTGTTGGGATCTTGAAGCTCCGCAATGCCGACGTCGAGGCTCGCATCGGTGTGGCGGGGTCGAAGAAGAAGAGCACACGCGCTCGGCTGGTGTTTCGGGTCAACATCCCTCGTCCAGATGGTTCGGTGCTCACATTACAGACCCCCTCATCTCCAATCCTGTGCA CTCAGCCTGCAGGAGTGCCTGAAATCCTGAAGAAGTCACTACACAGTTGTTCAGtgaggggaggagaagaggtCTTTATCATTGGCAAAAACTTTCTTAAAGACACCAAAGTCATATTTCACGAGAATGTTTCTG tAAACATGCTGCATCTTCTGTCTGTTCCAGATGAGAAATCGTGGAAGGCAGAGGCTGAAATTGACATGGAGCTGTTTCACCAG AATCACTTGATAGTGAAGGTTCCTCCATACCAGAACCAAGCCATCACctcttcagtgtgtgtgggaaTCTATGTGGTGACGAATGCTGGGAGATCCCATGATGTTCAGCCTTTTACCTACACTCCAGATTCAG CAAAAAATGATGTTCCTGTGAAGAAAGAGACTCCCTCTCCTGTGAAGACTTGTTCATTTGATGAACAAATTAAAG TTCTTGATGGTTCGTTGATGCCTTCGATGTTGCCTTTAgtgaagagagaagatgtcacCCCGATGGAGGTCACCAGCAACCTCCAGTCTTCTGGTGTATATAAG cagaCTGGTCCAGCCCAGCAGAACACAGACATGACTGCAGGCcatctaaataaaaacagaccatTCCCTAACAACCTGTCTCAGCCTGCAGGCGACCCTGACAAAGGCCAGGCTCCTGTTTTTGCCAGCGCAGAGCCCTTAAGCACTATCCAGAAGCAAGACATTGCAGCCACCAGCTCCTTCTCTGTGCCTGCCGACTCCCTGCTCCAGCAAGGCTCACAGCAGTTCCTTCTGGAGCCCAGAGAGGGCCTCGGGCAAGAGAGGCCTGGCAGCGGCTCTGGAGCTGTGGGAAGACTGTGCGGAGAACCTGCACCTCAACAGCAGCAACTGCCACTGTTCCCCCCAGACGAAGTGGCCCAACTGGAGGAGGCAGTGAGGCAACTTAAAGCCAAAGGGTTCTGTAACTTACCACTTCAATCTGACAACTCAATGaccaaacagcagcaacaacacatCCAGCACCAACAACAGATCCAGAAACAGCAAattcagcagcaacagcagcaacagcaacaaattcaacaacagcagctccaacagcagcaacagcagcaggttttgGAGAATTTACAGCAACAGCTGTTTCAGTCACAGATTCAGATGCAGTGTGGCATGTTTCAGGATGCCTCTCAGGGCAAGAACACAGAACAGCAGGGCTCATCACAAGGAGTGGTGCCAAACCAGGGGACTCTTTTCCAACAggcccagcagcagcaacaacaacaacagcagcagcagcaacaagcaGCTCTCTTTCAGCAGGCGAGTGACCTGCTCTCTATTCAGACCAACTTCCTCCAGCAGACACCCCCACACCCTTCACCACCCATGTTCCACAATCCCAGTTCTTTGGCTGAAACACAAGATCCACAAGGGGGCTTGTTTCAGAAAGCCTCTCAGGAGCAGGTCCAGGCTGCTCTCTTCCAAAACACAATGACAGTACTACAGTCTCCAGACCAACAGCCCTCAACCCCCGGGCTGTTCCTCCCTCAGACGTCCCTGCCCTCTCAGCTTACAACCAGTAGTGctcaacaacagcaacagcagcaacagcagctggcCTTCCTCAGTGCTCTACAGACCCCTGCCCCTGAACCACAATCAGTATTTCAGGCTCAGACCCAGCTCTCCCCCATCCAGCAGAGAAGCCCtatggagcagcagcagccctcccagcctcagtcccacacacagcCAGCCCAGCAGGCTTCCCTGTTTCAGAACATTTCCCCACATCCATctacaaacacactctctccaggccagcagcagcaacagcaggctGGCCTACTGTTCTGCAACAACCCCCTCTCCCCTCCAGACCAGGCCTCCAGCCTCATGTTCAGCAGCCAGGGCCAGATGCCACCGCTGACCAGCAGCAGTCTAGTTTCCCAAGAGCCCCAAAACCCCTCTCTGCTCTTTTCCCAAGCCAGCATGGTGTCAGTGAACCAGCAGGATCGCTCTGAGCCCATGGCCTTAGGGAACCCCACCGATCCACGACAGCAAGTCATGTTTCAGGAGCAACAGCCGATGCAGCTGGGCAGCAGCTCAAACAACCGGCAGGAGCAGCCTGTGGGCCTCTTTATGCCTCAGTCTAACATGGCCTCCCTGCAGGGGGGACTGGCTGCTCAGGAGCTCGCACAGTCAGCCATGTTTGCCTCACAGAACGGCGTGGCAAACCTCCAGACGACCACCTCCTCCCCTGTTCAACAGCCAGGGACTCTGTTTCAGACCGCTGTCAGTGGGAGCATCAATCAGCCCAGCCAGCCGCAACAACCTGGCCTCTTCCTTTTTGGGATTCAGAACG AATGCGGCCAGCTGATGAACACTCCTGGAAACACACTGTCGGATCAGATTATAGCCATCAGCCAGTCTGGTCAGAACCAAAGAGAGAGTGACGCGCACATCCAGTCCCTGCTCAGCCAGTCCCTGTCTCAGTCTGGGTCTGTGCAGAACAGCATGAGTGCCTCTCAGAACATGGAGAAGATTGACGACCTGCTGGTTAGCCTGCAGGAGTCGGGCAGCAACTTAACTCGTTCATACTAA